A stretch of Patescibacteria group bacterium DNA encodes these proteins:
- the rpsL gene encoding 30S ribosomal protein S12: MPTINQLVKKPRRDKTRKAKSAALKVTHNTLKRTKHIDKVGSSFKRGVCVKVTTTTPKKPNSALRKIARVRLSNGQEVTAYIPGMGHNLQEHSVVMIRGGRVKDLPGVAYHIVRGVFDTQGVENRKQGRSLYGVKKPKK; this comes from the coding sequence ATGCCAACAATAAATCAATTGGTCAAAAAACCAAGAAGAGATAAAACTAGAAAAGCAAAGTCTGCAGCTTTGAAAGTTACTCATAATACTTTGAAAAGAACAAAGCATATAGATAAAGTAGGTTCTTCTTTTAAAAGAGGTGTTTGCGTAAAAGTTACTACAACTACTCCAAAAAAACCAAATTCAGCTCTTAGAAAAATTGCAAGAGTTAGACTTTCTAATGGTCAAGAAGTAACTGCATATATTCCAGGTATGGGACATAATTTGCAAGAGCATTCAGTTGTTATGATAAGAGGCGGAAGAGTAAAGGATTTACCAGGAGTTGCTTACCATATAGTCAGAGGTGTTTTTGACACTCAGGGTGTAGAAAATAGAAAGCAAGGTCGTTCACTTTACGGAGTAAAAAAACCAAAAAAATAA
- the rpsG gene encoding 30S ribosomal protein S7, with the protein MRGKKAPKRKIKADTKFSSIVIAKFINYVMKDGKKSLAKSIVYKSLDIVSEKTKQDGLSVFNQAMKNVAPSVEVKGKRIGGANYQVPVVVSGERRQVLAFRWLLEATRAKKGKSMAERLADELIAAYSNEGDAMKKKANVHKMAESNKAFAHFAR; encoded by the coding sequence ATGAGAGGTAAAAAAGCTCCAAAAAGAAAAATAAAAGCAGATACAAAGTTTAGTAGTATTGTCATTGCAAAATTTATAAATTATGTAATGAAAGATGGAAAAAAATCTTTGGCAAAATCTATAGTATATAAATCTTTAGATATAGTTTCAGAAAAAACTAAACAAGATGGTTTATCTGTTTTCAATCAAGCTATGAAAAACGTAGCTCCTTCTGTAGAAGTAAAAGGTAAAAGAATTGGTGGTGCAAATTATCAAGTTCCAGTGGTGGTATCAGGAGAGAGAAGACAGGTTTTAGCATTTCGTTGGTTACTTGAAGCTACAAGAGCAAAAAAAGGAAAATCAATGGCAGAGAGATTGGCAGATGAACTTATTGCTGCTTATAGTAATGAAGGTGATGCTATGAAGAAAAAAGCAAATGTTCACAAGATGGCTGAATCAAATAAAGCCTTTGCTCATTTTGCTAGATAA
- the fusA gene encoding elongation factor G — MSREYSLEDTRNIGIIAHIDAGKTTITERILYYTGKKHKIGETHNGAAEMDWMEQEKERGITITSAATTCFWNNKRINIIDTPGHVDFTAEVERSLRVLDGAVTIFDGKMGVEPQSETVWRQADKYKVPRMCFVNKINALGGDFDMSLKSIKERLSTNAFAIQLPIGTQDQHKGIIDLVEMKAYVYSNEEHTETKEEEIPADLLETAKDLRSQMLEKVVEVDERLMEKYLNGEELTIEEIKKLIRKATLAVLFFPVLVGDGRTAIIKKLLDAVVDYLPSPVEVLAIAGVNKHTEEHIERRAADDEKFSALAFKVAVDPFVGKLIFVRVYSGMLKAGSYVYNSSTDTKERIGRIVYLHANSREDVSEIYAGDIAGVIGLKNTKTGNTLCAEGDDIVLESITFPEPVISMAIEPKTKQDQEKMGIALSKLSEEDPTFTIKTDEEVQQVIISGMGELHLEVLVERMKREFSVEVNTGNPQVAYKEAIKQEAEAEGKFIKQSGGRGQYGHCWISIKPRERGEGHKFNDKIKGGVIPKEYVPAIEKGVKEALGEGVLAHYPIIDIETTVFDGSYHEVDSSEAAFKIAGKIAFKEAFKKANPIILEPIMKVNVMTPESYMGDVIGDLNSKRGQVDHMEDKGNIKSIDSKVPLSELFGYSTSLRGMTQGRASYSMEFSHYQEAPQKIAQEIIEGTRR; from the coding sequence ATGTCTAGAGAATATTCATTAGAAGATACAAGAAATATTGGGATTATTGCCCATATAGATGCCGGTAAAACAACAATAACCGAGCGTATTTTGTATTACACTGGTAAAAAACATAAAATTGGAGAAACTCATAATGGAGCAGCAGAGATGGATTGGATGGAGCAAGAAAAAGAGCGTGGTATTACTATTACATCAGCTGCTACTACATGTTTTTGGAATAATAAAAGAATAAATATTATTGATACTCCTGGACACGTAGATTTTACTGCAGAAGTAGAGAGATCTTTGAGAGTTCTAGACGGTGCTGTAACTATTTTTGACGGAAAAATGGGAGTAGAACCACAATCAGAAACAGTATGGAGACAAGCTGATAAATACAAAGTTCCTAGAATGTGTTTTGTAAATAAAATAAATGCATTGGGTGGTGATTTTGATATGAGTTTAAAATCTATAAAAGAAAGATTATCTACAAATGCATTTGCAATACAACTACCTATCGGTACCCAAGATCAACATAAAGGTATAATTGATTTAGTAGAAATGAAGGCCTATGTTTATTCAAATGAAGAACATACAGAAACAAAAGAAGAAGAAATTCCAGCTGATCTGTTAGAAACAGCAAAAGATCTTAGATCTCAGATGCTTGAAAAAGTAGTAGAGGTAGATGAGAGATTAATGGAGAAATATTTAAATGGAGAAGAACTTACTATAGAAGAAATAAAAAAACTTATTAGAAAAGCTACTTTGGCTGTGTTATTTTTCCCTGTTTTAGTCGGGGATGGTAGGACAGCAATAATAAAAAAACTTTTAGATGCAGTTGTTGATTATTTACCATCACCTGTAGAAGTACTCGCTATCGCTGGTGTAAATAAACACACAGAAGAACATATTGAAAGAAGAGCTGCTGATGATGAAAAATTTTCTGCATTAGCTTTTAAAGTAGCTGTAGATCCTTTTGTGGGAAAATTAATTTTTGTAAGAGTGTATTCAGGAATGTTAAAAGCAGGTTCTTATGTATATAATAGCTCTACTGACACAAAAGAAAGAATTGGTAGAATTGTTTATTTACATGCAAATTCTAGAGAAGATGTAAGTGAAATATATGCAGGAGATATTGCTGGCGTAATTGGTCTAAAAAACACAAAAACTGGTAATACATTATGTGCCGAAGGAGATGATATAGTATTAGAATCTATCACTTTTCCAGAACCTGTTATTTCTATGGCTATTGAACCAAAAACAAAACAAGATCAAGAAAAAATGGGTATTGCACTTAGTAAATTATCTGAAGAAGATCCTACATTTACAATAAAGACAGATGAAGAAGTACAACAAGTAATTATTTCAGGAATGGGAGAGCTTCATTTAGAAGTTTTAGTAGAAAGAATGAAAAGAGAGTTTAGTGTAGAGGTAAATACTGGAAATCCTCAAGTTGCATACAAAGAGGCTATAAAACAAGAAGCAGAAGCAGAAGGTAAATTTATTAAACAATCAGGTGGTCGTGGTCAATATGGTCATTGTTGGATTAGTATAAAGCCAAGAGAAAGAGGAGAAGGACATAAATTTAATGATAAGATAAAAGGAGGGGTTATTCCAAAAGAATATGTTCCCGCTATTGAAAAAGGTGTAAAAGAAGCTCTTGGAGAAGGCGTTTTGGCTCATTATCCTATTATTGACATAGAAACAACCGTATTTGATGGTTCTTATCATGAAGTCGATTCATCTGAGGCAGCATTTAAAATAGCTGGAAAGATAGCTTTCAAAGAAGCATTTAAAAAAGCAAATCCTATTATATTAGAACCAATTATGAAAGTGAATGTAATGACACCAGAAAGTTATATGGGTGATGTTATTGGAGATTTGAATTCAAAGAGAGGACAAGTAGATCATATGGAAGATAAGGGTAATATAAAATCTATTGATTCAAAAGTTCCTTTGTCAGAATTATTTGGTTACTCTACATCTCTAAGAGGTATGACTCAAGGTAGAGCAAGCTATTCTATGGAGTTTAGTCATTATCAAGAAGCTCCACAAAAAATAGCTCAAGAAATTATAGAAGGAACAAGAAGATAA
- the tuf gene encoding elongation factor Tu yields the protein MAEAFDRSKLHVNVGTIGHVDHGKTTLTAAILQVLAAHGGIAQNKSVDQIDNAPEEKERGITIATAHVEYQTEKRHYAHVDCPGHADYVKNMITGAAQMDGAILVVSAADGAMPQTREHILLARQVGVPYIIVFLNKVDQVSDPELIDLVEEEVRDLLKKYEFPGDEIPFVRGSALKALEDPKGDAGKPILELLNKLDEYIPTPERDLDKPFLMPIEDIFSIEGRGTVVTGRIERGIIKTSEEVEIIGIRPTSKTVVTGIEMFNKSLNQGEAGDNAGILLRGTKKDEVERGQVLAKPGSVTPHAEFEAQTYILSKEEGGRHTPFFKGYKPQFYIRTCDVTGDIELSEGTEMVMPGDTVNFKVKLLHPVALEEKQRFAVREGGKTVASGVVVKIIK from the coding sequence ATGGCAGAAGCCTTTGATAGATCAAAACTACATGTAAACGTTGGTACAATAGGACACGTTGATCATGGAAAAACAACACTTACAGCAGCTATTTTACAAGTTTTAGCAGCTCATGGTGGTATCGCTCAAAATAAATCAGTTGATCAGATTGATAATGCACCAGAAGAAAAAGAGAGAGGTATTACTATTGCAACAGCCCACGTAGAATATCAAACAGAAAAAAGACATTATGCTCATGTTGACTGTCCAGGTCATGCTGATTATGTAAAAAATATGATTACAGGAGCAGCGCAAATGGACGGAGCAATATTAGTTGTTTCAGCTGCTGATGGTGCTATGCCTCAAACAAGAGAGCATATTCTTTTGGCAAGACAAGTAGGTGTTCCTTATATTATAGTTTTCTTAAATAAAGTAGATCAAGTAAGTGACCCAGAACTTATTGACTTAGTAGAAGAAGAGGTTAGAGACTTATTGAAAAAATATGAATTCCCTGGAGATGAAATTCCATTTGTAAGAGGTTCAGCCCTAAAGGCTTTGGAAGATCCAAAGGGAGATGCAGGTAAACCAATACTAGAATTACTAAATAAGTTGGATGAATATATTCCTACCCCTGAAAGAGATTTAGACAAACCATTTTTAATGCCTATCGAAGATATATTTTCAATTGAAGGCAGAGGAACTGTAGTAACAGGTAGAATAGAAAGAGGTATTATAAAAACCAGCGAAGAAGTAGAAATAATAGGTATTAGACCTACTTCAAAAACAGTTGTAACTGGAATAGAAATGTTTAACAAGTCTTTGAATCAAGGTGAAGCAGGAGACAATGCTGGAATTTTGTTAAGAGGTACAAAAAAGGATGAAGTAGAAAGAGGTCAAGTACTTGCAAAACCAGGAAGTGTTACTCCTCATGCTGAATTTGAAGCTCAGACATATATTTTATCCAAAGAAGAAGGTGGAAGACACACTCCATTTTTCAAAGGATATAAACCACAATTTTATATCAGAACTTGTGATGTTACTGGTGATATAGAATTATCAGAAGGTACTGAAATGGTTATGCCTGGAGACACAGTAAATTTCAAAGTAAAATTATTACATCCAGTTGCTCTTGAAGAAAAACAGAGATTTGCCGTTAGAGAAGGTGGCAAGACAGTAGCTTCTGGTGTTGTAGTAAAGATTATCAAATAA
- the rpsJ gene encoding 30S ribosomal protein S10, whose translation MVKATKEKDEKTTGEISNRIRIKIKAYDHMLIDQSTKTIIDVATRNGAKVVGPIPLPTELKKYTVLKSTFVHKDSRDQYEMRTYKRLIDIIDPNRKIIDSLMSLDLPNGVDIEIKM comes from the coding sequence ATGGTAAAAGCAACTAAAGAAAAAGACGAAAAAACAACAGGAGAAATTTCAAATAGAATAAGGATCAAAATAAAAGCATATGATCATATGCTTATAGATCAATCTACAAAAACTATTATTGATGTAGCAACGAGAAATGGCGCAAAGGTAGTAGGTCCAATTCCATTACCTACAGAATTAAAAAAATATACAGTTTTAAAGTCAACATTTGTTCACAAAGATTCTAGAGATCAATATGAAATGAGAACATACAAAAGACTGATAGATATTATAGATCCAAATAGAAAGATCATTGATTCTCTCATGAGTTTAGATCTTCCAAATGGTGTTGACATTGAAATAAAGATGTGA
- the rplC gene encoding 50S ribosomal protein L3 codes for MNFILGKKIKMTQIFTPEGKVIPVTEISVEPNTILRVKSLEKDGYSAIVLAAGNKKKVKKSILGLFKNFGKFRYVKEFRIDDPKDLKPGDIIGLTSFEEGQKVKAIAISKGKGFQGPVKRHGFHGTDEQHGNKDQSRMPGSIGATGPAHVFKGTRMAGRMGGDRVTIAGLEIMKIDLENNILYLKGAIAGGSNALVHIVGTGDIKLYEKPIIKEEIVEETILTQEEVVSENTDIISDENIEKEKQPEISSEEVATVITEEEKVIVEPDLKVEEQDNSNENK; via the coding sequence ATGAATTTCATATTAGGAAAAAAGATAAAAATGACGCAAATCTTTACCCCAGAAGGTAAAGTTATTCCTGTTACAGAGATTTCTGTAGAACCAAATACAATCTTAAGAGTTAAGTCACTTGAAAAAGATGGATACTCTGCAATTGTTTTAGCAGCTGGAAATAAGAAAAAAGTAAAAAAATCAATACTAGGATTATTTAAAAATTTTGGTAAATTTAGATATGTAAAAGAATTTAGAATAGATGATCCAAAAGATTTGAAACCTGGAGATATAATAGGACTTACAAGTTTTGAGGAAGGTCAAAAGGTAAAAGCAATAGCAATTTCAAAAGGTAAAGGATTTCAGGGACCTGTAAAAAGACATGGTTTTCATGGAACAGATGAACAGCATGGTAACAAAGACCAATCAAGAATGCCTGGAAGTATTGGAGCAACAGGACCCGCTCATGTTTTCAAAGGTACGAGAATGGCTGGAAGAATGGGTGGAGATAGAGTTACAATAGCTGGTTTAGAAATTATGAAAATAGATTTAGAAAATAATATTTTATATTTAAAAGGTGCAATAGCTGGCGGAAGTAATGCTTTAGTGCATATAGTTGGAACTGGTGATATAAAATTATATGAAAAACCAATTATAAAAGAAGAAATTGTTGAAGAAACTATATTGACACAAGAAGAAGTTGTTTCAGAAAATACAGATATAATTTCAGATGAAAATATTGAAAAAGAAAAACAGCCAGAAATTTCTTCAGAAGAAGTGGCTACCGTTATTACAGAAGAAGAAAAAGTAATAGTTGAACCAGACCTTAAAGTAGAAGAACAAGATAATAGCAATGAAAATAAATAA
- the rplD gene encoding 50S ribosomal protein L4 has product MIKEKIYNWEAKDIGEIELNSNIFDVKINPVLVQQVVEAHMANRRVAIAHTKIMAEVRGGGKKPWKQKGTGRARHGSSRSPLWIGGGVTFGPRKDRNFEKKINKKMKQKALFMILTDKLRNEKFKIVEDIVMDTKKTKDLVLKVKNFNLSDKKVLITLKETNENIKDSAKNLKNIKVMPADSLNVYTLLNYEYLFLTKSAVEKINKHFVKINN; this is encoded by the coding sequence ATGATTAAAGAGAAAATTTACAATTGGGAAGCTAAGGATATTGGTGAAATAGAATTAAATTCTAACATTTTTGATGTAAAGATAAATCCAGTATTGGTACAACAAGTTGTAGAAGCTCATATGGCTAATAGAAGAGTTGCAATAGCTCATACAAAAATAATGGCTGAAGTCAGAGGTGGGGGTAAAAAACCTTGGAAACAAAAAGGTACAGGGCGTGCAAGACATGGATCTTCAAGATCTCCATTATGGATAGGGGGAGGAGTTACATTTGGTCCTAGAAAAGATAGAAATTTTGAAAAGAAAATAAATAAAAAGATGAAACAAAAAGCTTTGTTCATGATTCTTACAGATAAATTACGAAACGAAAAATTTAAAATTGTAGAAGATATTGTAATGGATACCAAGAAGACAAAGGACTTAGTTTTAAAAGTTAAAAATTTTAATTTATCAGATAAAAAAGTATTAATAACACTTAAAGAAACTAACGAAAATATAAAAGATTCTGCAAAAAATTTAAAAAATATAAAAGTAATGCCAGCTGATAGTTTGAATGTATATACATTATTAAATTATGAATATTTATTTTTAACTAAATCAGCAGTAGAAAAAATAAATAAACATTTTGTAAAGATAAATAATTAA
- the rplW gene encoding 50S ribosomal protein L23 translates to MGLFNKKKEQDNDIKNSLEKVETDLTIDEIKQGKTTKKDKAVVASSKKNISKQDSKEAYKYLIKPLITEKATHLKVQNKYLFLVDDRSTKNEIKKAVFHVYGYNPESVNIINLGGKKVKFGRTSGVRKCKKKAIVTLKKGDSIEIYEGV, encoded by the coding sequence ATGGGATTATTCAATAAGAAAAAAGAACAAGACAATGATATAAAAAATTCATTAGAAAAAGTTGAAACTGATTTAACTATTGATGAAATAAAACAAGGTAAAACTACAAAAAAAGATAAAGCAGTTGTGGCTTCATCAAAAAAGAATATTTCAAAACAAGATAGTAAAGAAGCTTACAAATATTTGATAAAACCGCTTATTACAGAAAAAGCTACGCATTTAAAGGTGCAAAATAAATATTTATTTTTGGTTGATGATAGATCTACAAAAAATGAAATAAAAAAAGCTGTTTTTCATGTTTATGGTTATAATCCGGAAAGTGTAAATATAATAAATCTAGGTGGTAAAAAAGTTAAATTTGGAAGAACATCAGGAGTTAGAAAATGCAAAAAAAAGGCTATAGTAACACTTAAAAAGGGAGATAGTATAGAAATATACGAAGGAGTTTAA
- the rplB gene encoding 50S ribosomal protein L2 — MAIKVYKPTTPAKRKTSVVLNPILSKKSEPLKKLTCIKKKNSGRNNQGRVTVRHQGGGEKRYLRDVDFKRDKYDIPAKVEKIEYDPNRNAFISLVCYKDGERRYILTAEGMQVGQEVISSKTKLVLVDGNRFPFTLIPSGTSVYNVELTPGKGGKMIRGAGARGVFTGIEGKYAQIKLPSSEVRLVPKDCFATIGQVSNSEFRNIRWGKAGRMRHRGIRPTVRGKAMNPCDHPHGGGEGRHPIGMKHPKTPWGKPALGVKTRATKKYSDSMILNRRKKRNK, encoded by the coding sequence ATGGCAATAAAAGTTTATAAACCTACTACACCGGCAAAACGCAAAACATCAGTTGTGCTAAATCCTATTTTGTCCAAAAAATCAGAACCATTAAAAAAACTTACTTGTATAAAGAAAAAAAATAGTGGTAGAAATAATCAAGGTAGGGTAACAGTCAGACATCAGGGTGGTGGAGAAAAGAGATATCTTAGAGATGTAGATTTCAAAAGAGATAAATATGATATTCCAGCAAAAGTTGAAAAAATAGAGTATGATCCAAATAGAAATGCATTTATTTCTCTAGTGTGCTATAAAGATGGAGAAAGAAGATATATACTTACAGCAGAAGGAATGCAGGTTGGTCAAGAGGTAATCTCTTCAAAAACTAAATTAGTATTAGTAGATGGAAATAGATTTCCTTTTACACTTATTCCAAGCGGTACCTCTGTATATAATGTAGAATTGACTCCTGGTAAAGGTGGTAAAATGATAAGAGGAGCTGGTGCAAGAGGAGTATTTACTGGTATTGAAGGAAAATATGCACAAATAAAATTACCATCATCTGAAGTAAGATTAGTTCCAAAAGATTGTTTTGCAACAATAGGACAGGTTTCAAATTCAGAATTTAGAAATATAAGATGGGGTAAAGCAGGTAGAATGAGACATCGTGGAATAAGACCTACTGTTCGTGGTAAAGCTATGAATCCATGTGATCATCCACACGGAGGAGGAGAAGGAAGACATCCAATAGGTATGAAACATCCAAAGACTCCATGGGGCAAGCCAGCACTTGGTGTCAAAACAAGAGCAACAAAAAAGTATAGTGACAGTATGATTTTAAATAGAAGAAAGAAAAGAAATAAATAA
- the rpsS gene encoding 30S ribosomal protein S19, with translation MSRSLKKLPFTCPKLLKKIAKAKPGDRNSIKTWSRESTITPEMVGYTINVHNGKDHLPVFVVENMVGHKLGEFSPTKKFISHGGKMAKVQKK, from the coding sequence ATGTCAAGAAGTTTAAAAAAATTACCATTTACGTGTCCAAAGCTACTTAAAAAAATAGCTAAGGCAAAACCTGGAGATAGAAATTCTATAAAAACATGGTCTAGAGAATCTACAATTACTCCAGAAATGGTTGGTTACACAATAAATGTGCATAATGGAAAAGACCATTTACCAGTATTTGTTGTAGAAAATATGGTTGGCCATAAATTAGGAGAGTTTTCTCCTACAAAGAAGTTTATTTCTCATGGCGGTAAAATGGCAAAAGTCCAAAAGAAATAA
- the rpsC gene encoding 30S ribosomal protein S3 — protein sequence MGHKVNPIAFRMGMSQKWRSKWFSDKNYIEYLRQDILMRGFLKKKLRDASVASIEIKRSSDVIEIVIHSARPGIIIGRGGTGIEDLKKELIKKFIKKEKSNLRISIEEVSRPSLSAAIVLQSIIDQTEKRIPFRKVIKRTIEKSMEDGCKGIKITMSGRLNGVEIARTETLKEGRLPLHTLRADIDYSRGAAATTYGKVGVKVWIYRGDASNTENIEAEKDTKENKRNFGKFNNRRDNSYQKNNKK from the coding sequence ATGGGACATAAAGTAAATCCAATAGCATTTAGAATGGGGATGTCACAAAAATGGAGATCAAAGTGGTTTAGTGACAAAAACTATATAGAATATCTAAGGCAAGATATATTAATGAGAGGTTTTTTGAAGAAAAAACTTAGAGATGCAAGCGTTGCAAGTATTGAAATAAAAAGATCATCAGATGTTATTGAGATTGTAATACATTCTGCAAGACCAGGTATTATTATTGGAAGAGGTGGAACTGGTATTGAAGATTTGAAAAAAGAATTAATTAAAAAGTTTATTAAAAAAGAAAAATCAAATTTGAGAATTAGTATAGAAGAAGTTTCAAGACCATCATTGTCAGCTGCTATAGTTTTACAAAGTATTATAGATCAAACAGAAAAAAGAATTCCATTTAGAAAAGTTATAAAGAGAACTATTGAAAAATCTATGGAAGACGGATGTAAGGGTATAAAGATAACAATGTCTGGAAGATTAAATGGTGTTGAAATAGCCAGAACTGAAACATTAAAAGAAGGTAGATTGCCACTTCATACATTACGAGCAGATATAGATTATTCAAGAGGTGCAGCAGCAACTACATATGGTAAAGTTGGTGTTAAAGTATGGATTTATAGAGGTGATGCATCAAATACAGAAAATATAGAAGCAGAAAAAGATACAAAAGAAAATAAGAGAAATTTTGGTAAATTTAATAATAGAAGAGATAATAGTTATCAAAAAAATAATAAGAAATAA
- the rplP gene encoding 50S ribosomal protein L16 → MLAPKKQKHRKWQRGDQIRGIATQGNKVSFGTYGLKTQEAAWITSRQIESARRAIVHHLQRGAKYWIRIFPDKPMTSKSGEIPMGKGKGAVDHYVAVVKPGNILFELEGIEANRAKEAFRLASHKLPVKCTFITK, encoded by the coding sequence ATGTTAGCACCAAAGAAACAAAAACATAGAAAATGGCAAAGAGGAGATCAGATAAGAGGTATTGCTACTCAAGGTAATAAAGTGAGTTTTGGTACCTATGGACTTAAAACACAGGAAGCAGCTTGGATTACCTCAAGACAAATAGAATCTGCAAGACGTGCTATAGTTCATCATTTACAAAGAGGAGCTAAATATTGGATAAGAATTTTTCCTGATAAGCCAATGACATCAAAAAGTGGTGAAATTCCTATGGGAAAAGGAAAAGGAGCGGTTGATCATTATGTAGCAGTAGTAAAGCCTGGTAATATATTGTTTGAATTAGAGGGTATCGAAGCAAATAGAGCAAAAGAAGCTTTTAGATTAGCATCTCATAAATTGCCAGTAAAGTGTACATTTATTACAAAATAA
- the rpmC gene encoding 50S ribosomal protein L29 — MKFVELKKKSIKELNDLLKSKREEFRSLRFSIGSEQEKNVRKLREVKKVVSRILTILNNNFENKSTDNLVTPENLDKEKEINEEKIK, encoded by the coding sequence ATGAAATTTGTAGAGTTGAAAAAAAAGAGCATAAAAGAATTAAATGATCTGTTGAAATCCAAAAGAGAGGAATTTAGGTCTTTGAGATTTAGTATAGGATCAGAACAAGAAAAAAATGTTAGAAAATTAAGAGAAGTAAAAAAAGTTGTTTCTAGAATTCTTACAATATTAAATAATAATTTTGAAAATAAAAGTACAGATAATCTAGTTACTCCAGAAAATTTAGATAAAGAAAAAGAAATAAATGAAGAAAAAATTAAATAG
- the rpsQ gene encoding 30S ribosomal protein S17 — protein sequence MNKEIQKIESSPKKRQFRELKGVVVSNKMDKTVVVKIDVIKRHKIYKKSYTVSKRYKAHDAINQYKVNDIVLIRQIKPMSKDKKWEVIKKIK from the coding sequence ATGAATAAAGAAATACAAAAAATAGAATCTAGCCCAAAAAAAAGACAGTTTAGAGAATTAAAAGGTGTTGTTGTTAGTAATAAAATGGATAAAACTGTTGTGGTAAAGATTGATGTGATAAAGAGGCATAAAATTTATAAAAAAAGTTATACTGTTAGTAAGAGATATAAAGCACATGATGCAATAAATCAATATAAAGTAAATGATATTGTTTTAATAAGACAAATAAAACCCATGTCAAAAGATAAAAAATGGGAAGTTATTAAAAAAATAAAATAA
- the rplN gene encoding 50S ribosomal protein L14 — MIQQQTMLKVADNSGGKKVQCIKVLGGTRRRYATVGDVIVITVKVAQPHSIVKKSEVLKAVIVRQKKAIRRNSGIYVRFDDNAVVILDKNNKDPKGSRIFGPVARELRAKGFNKIISLAPEVL; from the coding sequence ATGATACAACAACAGACAATGTTAAAAGTAGCTGATAACAGTGGAGGAAAAAAAGTCCAGTGTATTAAGGTGCTTGGTGGTACAAGAAGAAGATATGCTACTGTTGGTGATGTTATAGTTATAACAGTAAAAGTTGCTCAACCTCATAGTATAGTAAAAAAGAGTGAGGTTTTAAAGGCTGTAATAGTAAGACAGAAAAAAGCAATTAGAAGAAATAGTGGTATATATGTAAGATTTGATGATAATGCTGTTGTAATTTTAGATAAAAACAATAAAGATCCAAAGGGAAGTAGAATTTTTGGTCCTGTTGCAAGAGAGCTTAGAGCAAAAGGATTTAATAAAATTATTTCTTTGGCACCCGAGGTATTATAA
- the rplX gene encoding 50S ribosomal protein L24 has protein sequence MKIKKNDTVKVIVGKDKGKTGKVTQIFSKLDKVVVEGVNKSFKNLKPKKRGESGQRIEFDFPLNISNVVLICKKCGKTTRVAYKVSENNKYRICKKCKEIID, from the coding sequence ATGAAAATTAAGAAAAATGATACGGTAAAAGTAATTGTAGGTAAAGATAAGGGTAAAACAGGAAAAGTTACTCAGATTTTTTCTAAATTAGATAAAGTAGTAGTAGAAGGAGTAAATAAAAGTTTTAAAAATTTGAAACCAAAAAAACGTGGTGAGTCAGGTCAGAGAATAGAATTTGATTTTCCTCTAAACATCTCCAATGTAGTTTTAATATGTAAAAAATGTGGCAAGACAACAAGAGTTGCTTACAAAGTATCAGAAAATAATAAGTATAGAATATGTAAGAAATGTAAAGAAATAATAGATTAG